The stretch of DNA tggttatttttgagcgcgatgctaatggtctaatcagattctatggattgtgctaagctatgctaagctaaaagtgctagcgccagacacagagatcagctgaatggattctaaaatggtaaaaatcaaatgtttaactctaggggagctggaaaatgagcatattttcaaaaaagtggagtgtcccttaagGAAAATGTAATTGAAACAGGGGTTTGAATAAGCAGCTGGCAAAACAAAGCAACATGGCCCACATTCCATTCAGCAgctttaaacatttgaaattagTTATTTTGCCATATTTGAATAAAGTAGATCCAATATAACCCTGTGCCATTACAAATTAAATTAACGTACCTGTTTGTATTCGGTGTTCCTTCCATTCCCATCCCGTTGTCTGGCCACGAAGGTGACTGTGGTGGAGGTCCTTGCCCTCTGAATGCATTCATATTCATTCCTACATCATAAGGCCCTGCAAGAACATCATCACACACAATCTGATGTTAAGCCATCTGTTGCAAATTGCTCATACTGGTGGCTTTGAATTATTTTACATTGTTAGCAAAATGAACACCTACCCATATCCATTAACTGCTGCTGTAACATAGATCTGGTTGCTGGAACACTATTCGATCGGTTAACCATGGGTCCTCCCATCATGCTTTTAGGATTATGGTCACCCATTCCTGGGCGACCCATGCCAGGGTGACCAACAGAACCAGGGCTGCCACTGGAACTAGGCATTCCCCAATCACCAGCACCCGCCATAGGTGGTCGATTCATAGCCATTGGCCTGTTTGGACCTCCTGGAAACAATATGTTGAGAATGTTAACAGAAGTACTGAAGATTATGGATGTGTAATGTAAAATTGTGTAATTTATAGATGTAATGTTCaagtaaaaatgacaaacttATTTTCCATAAGGCAAGTAAGTAAAAGTGGCCCCAAATACATATAGACACTAACCCATGCCAATCTGGTGTTCATTATGCTCCAGTTTGACAAGAGAGGAGGGGGCGCTCCTTCTACCCGTCATGCCTGGCCCCCCCATGGGTTTACCGTCTACAGACACCGCCCTTTGGAAGGGCGCACGTTGGCCAGGGCCCATACCACCAACGTCCCGGTCTGAAACAACatgcaaaacatgtttagaaacACAAATCATACCCATCAGTTATCCTTAAAATAGTTTCCGAACCagagactgtaaaaaaaatatggacgtaatGTCCctgacgtcacccattggtttgtgaagatcgtttttgaagcttaaagtaggcggtgtctgccgtcgccatcttggccgcgtgTCACAGCGAATCACTAGcagataaccgaaaatgggtaaagaggcgagacatgggtgaagctgaggtggctggttgctcaAACCATGCCCAACTAGATTGATTCTAGTGACAGCAATGGCTGTTCAACCATCACTCAagcggccacgcccttaattatgcaaattcaccccctcacagttgtcatgagggggaaaattagctatacagaccacttttttgtaccaggctgtaaacatgttattttctactgtaaagtccggcattttaacatggaggtctatgggaattgactcccttttggagccagcctcaagcggccagtcgatggattgcagtttaagtcacttccatattggcttcatcagagagatcagaaggttgcccctcgtTCCTAATACTTTTGTTGAACTTCACTTTTAAGTTTAATGAACCCTCCTTACTTGTTCTTGAAGTGTAGTGAGTGACTCACCGTGTGCAGTGCTGTTGGGACCATTGCCCTGCTTATTGCCCCCCTCTGCCCCTCCAGTTCCAGAATCAGCAAACATTCCAGATCCAGAATTCCTCAGCCCTCCAAGAATACTCTCCAAGTTGTCCAGCTGGAAAAACAAAGGACTGATTTTGAACAATTGAACAAGACAGATATTTTGAATCatgtaaacaaaacaatacatcaaatgtaattattttaatcCTACGGACAAATACATCTCCACAAATGATCTTGAGAGCTATAAACCCAATACCTCATCTGGTGGTTCGAGCTTGACTTTGGCCCCGTGGTTGTTagagttcgaggttgtgacgcCTGATCCTTGCCCTCCCATAATCCCTCTTCCCTCAAGCTCCTCCAACTTTGGCTTGGCCTCTGCGGGATTGGGATCTTTGGAGTCATCCTTGTTGAGGAGGTAGTGAAGAAGCGCTTGAGGCTTTTTACCTTCTTTCGGACTGAGCTGCTCCTGTTTGAGTTCCAAATTCCTGGTCTCATTGCCCGGGTGCTCCGAACCGAGACTGGACTTACCGGTGGCCTCAGCCGTGATGCGAGCCACCTCATCTGGCGTGTTTCCATTCTTGAGAAGCTTATGGAGTATCTTGTGTTTATCCTGTACAGTTTGAGGGCCGTGGTTTCCGGCGGGGCAAGCTGTAGAGGAAACTCCTCCTGAACCTTGCTGATTTGCATTATTTCCAGATGAAGATCCGGATGAGGATGACACGCCCGTCGACGAAGGACTCATAATGCCGCCTCCAGTCTCCTTGGAATCGGGGCCCATCGGCGTGGAGGCACGACCTGGGACAGGTCCACCGGTCCCAGCCCCAAGCCCAATGTCTTCGGTCGGGGAGGTGAGCAACTGAAGTAACTTCTTGTGGCCCTTTCCGTCAGAGACTCTCCTGTTGACCTCCGCACCCGTAGATCCCTCCTTACTGGACTGACTGTCTGGTTTATCCATAGTGGTCTCAGATGAAGAGGCCTGCTGTTGGTCTACCCCAGTGCTGTGAGAACTCGATGGGCTCTTGGAGTCCCCAGAACCAGGTTTGCTGATGGCGGTTTGGCCTTGCTGATTGGACTGGGTTGAGTTGATGCTGGGAGAGCTGTCGGATTTGTGGGCAGGTGAGCTGAGAGCTGATGGTAGAGAGGAACCTACACCTTCACTAATGGCTTGAAGGGCGTTCAGTGAGCTGCTGGAAAAGGTGCTGCCAACTGTTGGACCAGAAGATCCACCTGTACCTCCCATACCGACAGGGCCCATTGGAGAATGCATACCTATGGCATAAAGTGAAAGAATATATACGTCACAAAATCTAAAGGCTCAAGATATTTCATCTAgaccagggatgggcaacttcggtcctggagggtcAGTGCCCTGCAGAGTTAAGCTCCAACCATAatttaacacacctgaagcagccaattaaggtcttactaggcatactagaaactcTTAGGCCTCCAGGACCAAAGTTGCCCATCCTTGATCTAGAATAAAATCAGGGTTCCCAAaccttagttaactttaaattcaaggacctttcgaggactttccaggtccaataccctcaaattcaaggagtaaatgtggggacacatttcaagtgagagcaaggttacatcgtgttaccttttaagatacattgttacagttccttttcgagggaactcgcgctgcgtcactgcggtgacactttggggaagcctccaggggtaagtgtgtctgaatgtgtatatcaaactcaaccaatggtgaggcttaaagacaaagacagggtgacgtgggagtcaggaagtatatccctatctgaaatattgccaaagacgctttatagggacgcaggaagtatggaaAGGGAGAtgcagcatctcgttcccttctcagggggttacatatgtaaccagagacgttctcatgtgtcaaacacaactatgcaaaaaagcattttggtatgaatcaacattcgcatacagaacatataagcatttaaagcgaactgtttagcacgtgtgcttaaaaagtatagaatttttatgatattatcctacactacacagggaataatatggatttttttctccaGAAAACTTCTAGCATAAAatagcactttcaatgacctgtatctatgtatgtattttttcaaaaacttcccagggactttaaatttttttcagattcacaaactttcaaggaattcaaggacccatgggaaccctgtAGACCAACATGGAATCTGCATGCATAGACTTTTATAATATCTTTAATAAAATCTATTAAACTGAGTTGACATTATTTACTGCTAGCTAAGAGCCTTTTGCAAGATGGTTGCTAATTTTAATCTATTAAATTTAAAACATGAACACTCACCACCAGGTGAAAAGGGACCCATTTTGGGACTCCCTCGTATCCGTGGAGACCCCATGAGATTCTGTTGAGCAGGATTCATTCCAGGGCTTCCCTGGGAAGGACTTGTCATGCCCATACCATAACCACCACCATGGAACTGTCCTTGCTGATGTTGATTCATGCCAGGATGTCCCATCTGATTCATGGAATTCATCTGATTCATAGAGCTCATCTGATTCATACAGTTCATCTGATTCATGTTCATTTGATTCATTGAATTCATCTGGTTCATCTGATGCATCGGGTTCATCTGATTCATTCTGTTGCCTGGGCCGTACATAGGTCCACCTCGGGGTCCCATGTGAGCTTGCTCATTCATGCCATAGCCCCTTGGATTACCCATACCCATAGGCCCACCAGGAGACATGCCCATCTGAGCATTAGGATTGGCATTTCCCATAACCGATCGCATTACACCACCCTGGTTAGGCCGGTATCCATTTTGCTCCctgtgtgaaagagagagagataaatgAAGTTACAGGCAGCCATTTAGAGTAAACTAATAACGTGTAAATActccaaaaaaaaacaacaacaagaaatGAAAGTGTACCCAGAGGCAAAGCACTTAAAAACTGCAAATGGAAAGCGAACACAAAGAAAAGCTTTGAGACTAGGTGCTTAAGATTTTATTGGGCAAAACAAGTGACCACAGTATGGGTCGTCGATATTTTTAGTCTGTATTCCTGGAATAGAGACAATGCAaattttttaaaacctttataTGTTGTTCAAATAAATGATGTGAAAGTTTAAGAGTACTTAAGCAAATGGATGCCCAACAAACATGGACTAAAAGCAATAAAaatccactttaaaataagaaaaCTGTGTGTATCGGAGGAGTCTAGACACAGCGCAACCGACCTCTGAAGAAGATGAGTGGAGAGGAAGGTCAGCGGTTCATTGGTGACTGGGTTTCGGCAGAGCTCACTTCGTGTTTGTGCCGTTACTGGAGTGCCGTCTGACAGAGAGAAGCGATAGAGAGGAGTCTCTGCTCTACCATGGATATACGCTGAAGAGAGGAAAGATAAATTAGAAAAGGCCATACACAAAATCAATTTATAATAAAACCTTTTATAACACAGGGCTGTTAAaagctgtattctgattggttgagaaaagTTCTATGGGTGTggattatttttcgataaatgCATGCCTGACCTggaatgtcttaaaataaccaccagtgcaatgtctgtggtaaccatggtataagcagaataattgattACAAgccgtaaaaaaaaaataatgcacacccgcagcAATCGGCTTCGCATtgtgccacattaccacctttATTTTCTAAAAATTCAATGGCTTAACGTACATATAGAGTATAACTATCTGAAGTGTATATAGCTTAGAATATAGATGCTAAGCAATATTGACGGCAAATAAATTGACCTACCTTCCTGGTAGTGTCTCTTGTAAGACCAGGGTTGGCCCTCACTGCGATGCAGGAACATCTGCATACACCTGCGCACTAAATCCTCCCAGCCAGGGCGCATGGTGGTGTGCAACAGACTCTGTTGCTCAATCTCGATCAGCTTACCTGTGATCAAAGGCACAGATGCATgttaatataaaatacattttctgaAGATAATGTGAGTGAACTACTGTTCTGTTTCGTGTGGTTGTTAAGTGGTTACTTACTGACCCAAAATGCCAGACTCTCTGATATAATGGGCTTACAATATGGCTTGGGTGGTAACTTGCTAAATTTTGGTCTACGGGATTTTTTCAACCTATTTTTATCTTTCACCAAGTGACAATCAGCAAGTACATTTGTTGCAAATTGCAATCAACCTCAATTACGAAACGCAATgaaaagctacggtagctgcaaCATGActgacaaacatgtcatcgtctgagacaacgtagggacgtaatgcgctctgtagagcagtttgcctttttagggctactgtaaaaacatgacCCGAGGTGTATGGAGATAAGAACAgctcattttaaggtaataaaaacaatacagttcattatgtaaggattttatacaccactgataatatagttaagTTTatcatattgcatttctgtctaaaagttacacaatacacctttaagacaaaaaacttttttattattaatttcatttcttgcttattttgttatcattattattattattatttttattattataacatattatatgtgaccctggaccacaaagttgcatgggtatatttgtagcaatagccaaaaatacattgtatgggtcaagaCATTTTGATTTTTGTGCCAAAAATCTTTAGGATATTTAGTAAGATCATATTAtataaagatatatttttttaaatcctacTGTAAAtgtatcaaaactttatttgtgAGTGGgtgcagttgctaaggacttcctttggcaatttttttaatagTTAGATTTTTTGTACCCTCAGATTGCCtttcggccaaatattgtcacATCTGTACAAACCATACAGAAATGGAAAGACGTTTTCTTCAGCTTACAGATGAAAAATGCACCCTTATGACTAGGTTTGTGGTCCAGGATCACAtataaatgttacatataaacGTTATCTATTACGTTATAAAGTtttgaaagattttttttaaaatctaaaGCAGTACCTTCAACGACCTCCTGGGGTCCCCAAATCCCTAGTAAAACCCCcaattttaaagtgcacctatttcattgctaaaaacaaagttatatTGTgtgtttggtataatacaatgtgtttgcgtggtttaaggtttaaaaaacacatcatTTTCCACATACCTTAGATTATTTTACACTCCAAAtatactgctttcctcaaatgcattgattttgaacaaaactcattgatctaaaaagcgctgtgtccctgattggtctgaatacctctgacatcaggccggaaatgtgatgctccttaccatgtttgaaagattcggtggCAATGCATTGCTAACaaaagttaacttacaggcactgagtccgaagcgggaggaattatgataatgtcggtcttgtctacatcaccaatccctggaagtaaactgttgcctacaatccgtgtgtttgttgtagtccaagaaaagagatttacgttggaaacaCAAACTCGtgcattgtttactttggggtttgtaccttttgcatatctttaacatgtactaatacacaccaaaggaaatttaaaaacatgaatcaGACCATAGGTGCTCTTCAATGTAGTTTAAGCACACCTGCCCTGAACCTTACCACACTAACATCATCTTATCCCTGATGTCCACAGCACAAATGATGCATGCCTATTCACACACCAAAGTTGATCACTTCCAGTTAATCTTAATCAAGCAAACACGCAGTGTTCACATTAAACTGCCATTTCCTTTCAAAGCAGCATTTGCTCCGCAGGCATGAAATAAATTTCAGCCGAACGTCTTCACGATTGATTTTACCTGATAGCTCGTGTCTAGTGCTGAATCGCTCCGTCCTCTCCACAGCCGTCACTCTCCGTGCTACACAAATCATGCAGGACTGCAGGTCTAGGAGAGAATTAAAAACATTCATTAACTCTGAAGTCACCACCGTGAGTACCAAGTACTAATTTGTGACACTCCGACATCAGATACATTACCTTCCCCTTCCTCCATCATAGCTTTAGGCTGCGTGAGAGCAAAACACTGCATGGTCTCATAGCGCGGCCCCCCGGCCCCCTCTTCTCCTCCGGGACCTCCATGACCAAACTTCACCAGCATACGACAGTTAAACGTATGACTCTTCTGACGGGAGGCATCACCACCCCATGACACACTGTTGGGacctaaacaaacatacaaaaatgaGATACATTACACAGCGGTATATAATAGTAATACTTGTGTTTTATCAAtgtgcagggttcccacaccttagttaacttcaaattcaaggaactttcaaggactttccaggtccaataccctcaaattcaaggactaaatgtggggacacattttaagtgagatgcaaggttacatcgtgtttccttttaagatacattgtttaAGATACACTGGGGTGACACTTTGGGgtcgcctccaggggtaagtgcgtatGAATGTGTAtttcaaattcaaccaatggtgaggcttaacgacaaagacagggtgacgcgggagccaggaaatatatcgctatctgaaatattggcaaagacggcattacagggacgcaggaagtatggcaaagacgacgcagcgtctcgttcccttctcagggaacaacagttacatacgttttcatttgtcaaacacaactatgcaaaaattcattttggtataaatcaacattcgcataccgaagatataagcatttaaagcgaacagtttagcatgtgtgcttaaaacatctagattttttatgatattattctacactacttttttttcttttaattgtttttttaatttttatttatttttttacttatatAACATtgtttaacattgtttcaaatCTTAACATatcaccatgttggagaccactggtcTAGACAATGCAATATTTTACTGTTAAAAGAGGAAGATCTTCAGCAAGGCACTCGCCAAAACTTAACAAAAGTGATAATATGCCTACATGCGTATATTTATGCTTTGGTGGGCCATAAAAGAGCAGCTCTTACCATTGCTTTTGGGAAGGTTTTTATGTAGCTCTTCTCGATCCTCCTCATGCAGTATGTTATAGATGCTGGTGTTGATGAGCTCCTCCTGTTTATACTGCAGATACTGAGTTACGTTATCAGACACGAAGACGATGCTGCCTTCACGACTCACCACAAACAAAAACCCATCCAGAGCCTGAAAGAGAGGCGTGTAAAACATTATTAAAGTACCATGAAAAAATTTGCGTTGCACATTAACAAATCAATACAAAGATTCTAGCATGAGCGACAGCATACGCTCCACTGATGACTTTTGACCTTTTAGGGCTCAAATCTAACCTGCAGCAGCAGAGGGCCCAGATGGTCCTTGTCGATGACCCCTTGACCGGTAGACGACACATCCGCCTTCTGGACGTCATCATCCCCACATGAGCTTTTACCTGGATGGTCAACATGaatagtgtttaaaaaaagcaCCTGCTGTTGtgaatatatttttcttttaatcattgAAGGTTTTATCCAATGGAATGTCAAATACGGATAACAACACTGTGTGAACTACAGGTTATAGAGTTTAAATGACAAAAGGCATGTATAGGCCTGTCTCGCACTCGAACTTGGCAAAGCACTGCCCAAATAAATTGCTACCAGTGCATTTCTCAGACTGCACTTATGAATGAAATATGTGATTATGCTTTTATGAAGATAAACAAGTGCATCGTTGAAAAAACATACATAAGACACTTGAATTTGGTCAAACCTGATTCAAAATTTAACATTATTGTCCATAAGTGTTTGTTACAGGAGTGTCATGCACGCTGCTATGCTGATCTTCTTATATAAAAGCAACCTTTGTCTTGTGTTAATCGCCTTGTTTGTTACTAGACAACCCAGACTCCTGGTTGATGGAAGATCCGGGTTTATCATCCACACGAAAGGTCATGTTTGTGTACTATTAAGAAGTTGCtaaaaattgtgttttctcACACCTAGTAAATGGCAGAGGTGTTGCATAATTACACAGAGTTGCGAAACCAACCCTGCAGTACTACAACGCTTCACCTGCCACCAGGTGGCAGCGTTTTATGAAATGTGTTTGTTTCATCACCCTGTGTGTTTAGTAAATATTTTCAGAGTTTCAGCAGACGTGCACCTTGCTCTTTGATCTGTCTTATCTGGCGTACGGTCTCTTTAAGGATGGCACATTTGTCTGGTTTGACATTGAAGCTGTCGATGTCGCTGAGGTTGGCCGAAATCAGTTCGGCGAGTTCCTCGATGTATTTGCTCTCCTGTTCCCTCCTGCGTTTATCACACCTGTAAAACACACAAAGAGCAATTTTAAACCTGGCATGGATGGGGCTAGACATGGCATGCATCACATATTTGTTTTCTTACCCTTGCCCCGGAGTGTCACACGTGGAGAGTTTGCGTTTCCGGTCTGAGCACAGGGGCTCAAGTGAGTTCTCACCCACCCCACTCATGTTTAAATCATATCAGCACCtaacaaaaacacatgcaaacacacataaGTACACAAACAGTATCTTAAAGATGAAACAAAGGCATTTGTGCT from Paramisgurnus dabryanus chromosome 14, PD_genome_1.1, whole genome shotgun sequence encodes:
- the ncoa3 gene encoding nuclear receptor coactivator 3; this encodes MSGVGENSLEPLCSDRKRKLSTCDTPGQGCDKRRREQESKYIEELAELISANLSDIDSFNVKPDKCAILKETVRQIRQIKEQGKSSCGDDDVQKADVSSTGQGVIDKDHLGPLLLQALDGFLFVVSREGSIVFVSDNVTQYLQYKQEELINTSIYNILHEEDREELHKNLPKSNGPNSVSWGGDASRQKSHTFNCRMLVKFGHGGPGGEEGAGGPRYETMQCFALTQPKAMMEEGEDLQSCMICVARRVTAVERTERFSTRHELSGKLIEIEQQSLLHTTMRPGWEDLVRRCMQMFLHRSEGQPWSYKRHYQEAYIHGRAETPLYRFSLSDGTPVTAQTRSELCRNPVTNEPLTFLSTHLLQREQNGYRPNQGGVMRSVMGNANPNAQMGMSPGGPMGMGNPRGYGMNEQAHMGPRGGPMYGPGNRMNQMNPMHQMNQMNSMNQMNMNQMNCMNQMSSMNQMNSMNQMGHPGMNQHQQGQFHGGGYGMGMTSPSQGSPGMNPAQQNLMGSPRIRGSPKMGPFSPGGMHSPMGPVGMGGTGGSSGPTVGSTFSSSSLNALQAISEGVGSSLPSALSSPAHKSDSSPSINSTQSNQQGQTAISKPGSGDSKSPSSSHSTGVDQQQASSSETTMDKPDSQSSKEGSTGAEVNRRVSDGKGHKKLLQLLTSPTEDIGLGAGTGGPVPGRASTPMGPDSKETGGGIMSPSSTGVSSSSGSSSGNNANQQGSGGVSSTACPAGNHGPQTVQDKHKILHKLLKNGNTPDEVARITAEATGKSSLGSEHPGNETRNLELKQEQLSPKEGKKPQALLHYLLNKDDSKDPNPAEAKPKLEELEGRGIMGGQGSGVTTSNSNNHGAKVKLEPPDELDNLESILGGLRNSGSGMFADSGTGGAEGGNKQGNGPNSTAHDRDVGGMGPGQRAPFQRAVSVDGKPMGGPGMTGRRSAPSSLVKLEHNEHQIGMGGPNRPMAMNRPPMAGAGDWGMPSSSGSPGSVGHPGMGRPGMGDHNPKSMMGGPMVNRSNSVPATRSMLQQQLMDMGPYDVGMNMNAFRGQGPPPQSPSWPDNGMGMEGTPNTNRLPFNNSLDDLLVPPSTTEGQSDERALLDQLDSLLNNTDVIALEEIDRALGIPDLVSQGHSSDQAPPTDHFSGPCPGPDSTMGMDHKGMYGQGYPGPPSMGMQGGYGPGPNSGPGPGPMQGQSGPGFNPMMGQVNQQGGFPGMGGMGAMHPRASMIRPRMMNPAKPLRLQLQQRLQGQQFLNQSRQGMAMRPDNNPAGNPAMRPNMQPGMEGQPGFLNAQMIAQQRRQMMNLQSEMRQRQRMMMMMQQQQQQPGGFSPPPNVTAPTGMDNPMGGPPMNQSSQQAFNYGGNYGMAQQGDPSFVGTGSSPPNSMISGRMGGPQNPMMQQHPQSNPMYQSAEMKGWGQGPMSMNNSYSQQQYPQQGAPGQYGGMMMNGSMQGGVNGNGAGQMPPMQGQMGMNGMGMGRMPMGPDQKYC